The sequence TAAAAGGGGATACGGAATGTCAGAGGATTTATTTGAACAGCCTGTGTATGTAAAGACATGTATTCATTGTCACAGGAAGATTCCAAAGGATTATCAAAAATCTCTTTGCCCCCATTGCGGGAAGCTGGTGGAATGATGGAAAGGTTTGAAGGATTTCTCCTTTGAGCCTTTTTTAATGGCGTTTATTTTATATGTGGAGAAAAATTTGGTATGATGCTAAAGACTGTTTACATACAAACTGACGAGGTGAAAAAATGAATAAAACCATTGGATTTATAGGGTGCGGAAATATGGCACAAGCGATCATGGGGGGGATATTGAAGTCCGGTTTAGTAGAGAATCATTCGGTTAAAGCCAGCGCCAGAACACAAGAGACGCAGGAAAAAGTAGCAGAGGAATTTGGAGTGGGGGTTATTAGTGATAATAAGAGCGTAGCAGCTTTTTCAGACATAGTGTTTTTAGCAGTGAAACCAGATCAATATCGGAACATTGTTGAATCAATAAAGGATTCTCTGAAAAAGGACGCCATCATCATTACCATTGCTGCAGGAATCACGATTGATTGGATGGAGAGTCAGCTTTCTAAGTCTGTTAAAATTGTCCGAACCATGCCAAATACACCGTCTCTTGTAGGTGAAGGTATGACAGCGTACTGTGTAAATGGCGAATTAACCGACGCTGATCTTGAAGATGTGAAAGCGATCTTAGATAGCTTCGGAAAGTCTGAAATGGTAGAGGAAAGCTTGATGGATGCCATTCCGGCTGTGAGCGGATCATCTCCTGCATATGTATTTATGTTCATAGAAGCACTGGCCGATGGAGCGGTTCTGCAAGGCGTTCCAAGAAAACAAGCCTATCAGCTGGCAGCACAGGCTGTACTTGGAGCGGCGAAGATGGTCCTTGAAACAGGCACTCATCCGGGGGAATTGAAGGATGCCGTATGTTCACCGGGCGGAGCAACGATTGAAGCTGTGTCAGCCCTGGAGAAAAATAATTTTAAAGGAGCCATCTTAACAGCAATGGACGCATGCAGCCGTAAATCGAAATCCCTGGGTGAGTAGAGTGGAAACCATTGACAAATCCTCATGACTGATGTAGTTTGTACATACAAACATTAACGGAGGTCGAGGATAGTGGAAGATCAATTCTGTAACTGTCTCTATTTTTCTGCCAATCACTTGGCAAGAATGATGAACAAGATGGCGGAGGAAGAGTTTGCGCCGATCGGTTTGTCTCCCACTTATGCATTTTTGTTGATGACCTTAAAGGATAAAGACGGTCTAACACAAAAAGAGCTTAGTGGTGCTTTAAATATCGCTCCTTCAACAAGTACCCGATTTGTTGATAAATTAGAGATGAAGGGACTTGTTACACGAAAGAACAAAGGAAAGTTAGCAATCATTGCCCTGACGGATAAAGGCTATAGCATGCAGGGTGACATTTCTCAGTGCTGGAAGAACCTATTTAAACGCTATGCTGAAATCATGGGGGAGGAACAGGCTCGCAAGCTGACGCGTGATGTGAACGAAGCCAATTCGATATTGGAAAATAAAAAATAAAATTTTTTACCATGTTAGTTGTGTGTACAAACAAATGATGATATTATTTGTACATACAAATAAGGAGTAGTTGAAATGAAAACACTAGTGTTAGTAGGACATCCAAATTTACAAGAATCAAGAATGAACAAAGCTTGGTCAGAACGTTTGGAAAAAGAAGAGAACGTTATTGTACATGATTTATATAAAGAATATCCGAACATGAATTTTGATGTTAAGAGAGAACAAAATCTTTTATTAGAACATGACCGAATCGTCTTCCAATTTCCATTCTTCTGGTACAGCACACCGGCGATTTTAAAAGAATGGCAGGATAAGGTGTTAGAATATGGATGGGCTTATGGAGCAGAGGGGACGAAGCTTCACGGAAAAGAATTCTTAGTCGTGACTTCAACCGGTGGTCCGGGTGGAGCTTACCGATCAGGAGGCTTTAATCACTACTCCATGAGTGAACTGCTGAAACCACTGCAGGCTACTGCTAATTTAACGGGAATGACATTCTTGCCTGCTTATGTAGAGCATGGGGTTCGAATGATGAGTGACGATGAAGTGGTTGCGTCTGCTGAAAAAGTGGCAGCGCATGTGGTGAATCCTGAGCTGAGGTTTGGGCGATAGCAGGGGGAGCTCATTCGTTTTCGGGATGGGCTCTTTAGTATTAGTCATGAGTGAAAGGATTTTTAACGCATGAAAGTAGAAATCGACGCATAAACCACCAAACCTGGAGGTCCGTCCCTCTAAAACGTTATTCAAACTGCCAAAGTACTGAATTGTTTTGGCAGTTTGTCGTTTATCGGGTTTGGTATTCTACTGTCAAGATGGCTGTGACGGCGATTTGTCCTGGTTGGACGGCTGCACTCTCTTCAGCGGCTTTTACAAACCCGGTGGTCATAAAGGGGGTGACGATTGGGCTTGATTGCTCTGTGATGGACTTTGGCTGGGGATCGAGCTGCTGCCCCGATTGGCTGGATAATGTGAGTGCTTTTTGATACGCCTTTTGATATGCCATAGCAAGGGCCTGCTGATAGGATTCGATGGGGTTGGAATTGACAAATGAAATGTTTTCTACACGATTCGCACCGCTCTTAATGGCATCATCAATAATCGTACCGACTTTTTCAATGTTCTGAATGGTAACTCGGAATACTTGGCGAACCTCATATCCT is a genomic window of Rossellomorea sp. y25 containing:
- a CDS encoding SIMPL domain-containing protein (The SIMPL domain is named for its presence in mouse protein SIMPL (signalling molecule that associates with mouse pelle-like kinase). Bacterial member BP26, from Brucella, was shown to assemble into a channel-like structure, while YggE from E. coli has been associated with resistance to oxidative stress.) → MYSYPYYRTGNTKGTITVTGEHTLYIDPDQAIVSVGVVTKDEELEAAQNQNQQQSSQVVQSLLNNGVSQKDIQTSTYQVFPQYNYEDGKQIFTGYEVRQVFRVTIQNIEKVGTIIDDAIKSGANRVENISFVNSNPIESYQQALAMAYQKAYQKALTLSSQSGQQLDPQPKSITEQSSPIVTPFMTTGFVKAAEESAAVQPGQIAVTAILTVEYQTR
- a CDS encoding NAD(P)H-dependent oxidoreductase, which gives rise to MKTLVLVGHPNLQESRMNKAWSERLEKEENVIVHDLYKEYPNMNFDVKREQNLLLEHDRIVFQFPFFWYSTPAILKEWQDKVLEYGWAYGAEGTKLHGKEFLVVTSTGGPGGAYRSGGFNHYSMSELLKPLQATANLTGMTFLPAYVEHGVRMMSDDEVVASAEKVAAHVVNPELRFGR
- a CDS encoding MarR family transcriptional regulator, coding for MEDQFCNCLYFSANHLARMMNKMAEEEFAPIGLSPTYAFLLMTLKDKDGLTQKELSGALNIAPSTSTRFVDKLEMKGLVTRKNKGKLAIIALTDKGYSMQGDISQCWKNLFKRYAEIMGEEQARKLTRDVNEANSILENKK
- the proC gene encoding pyrroline-5-carboxylate reductase, whose protein sequence is MNKTIGFIGCGNMAQAIMGGILKSGLVENHSVKASARTQETQEKVAEEFGVGVISDNKSVAAFSDIVFLAVKPDQYRNIVESIKDSLKKDAIIITIAAGITIDWMESQLSKSVKIVRTMPNTPSLVGEGMTAYCVNGELTDADLEDVKAILDSFGKSEMVEESLMDAIPAVSGSSPAYVFMFIEALADGAVLQGVPRKQAYQLAAQAVLGAAKMVLETGTHPGELKDAVCSPGGATIEAVSALEKNNFKGAILTAMDACSRKSKSLGE